The sequence CCTACAGCCTATTATATCGAGGGTGTCTTCATTTTTGGCGGAAAAGAACTTCTCATTTCCACGCCGGCAGTGGTGTTTGGAAAGTGACTTGACTGAGGCAGATATTCGAAGTACAATCAATTAGACACTCATCTAATTGATTGGGAGGTAGGCAGTGAGCGACCTTTGTCCGAGCAGAGAAGTTCATGTTGATGTAAGTAAGTATAGAGAGATTGCAGATGAAGTTTCAGGCCTCTCAGAACTCTTCAAGGTAATTTCAGACGAGACTCGAACTAAGATCATCTTTCTTCTGTCTGAGGCCGAGTTATGCACTTGCGATCTTGCCGAAATTCTGGAGTTGACTCTCCCGACAATTTCTCACCATCTGAAACAGCTTAAGTCTTATAGACTTGTAAGAAATCGCAGGGAAGGGAAGTCAGTCTTGTATTCTCTGGGTGACCATCACGTCATTGACCTCATACACATTGCCAGAGAGCACTTCCAGGAACTGTCAGAGGGCGATTAGGGTGAAGAAATACAGAATAGAAGGACTTGATTGTCCGAAATGTGCAACCAAACTGGAGGACCAGCTAAAGAGATCGGGAGTTAATGCGAGAATAGATTTCTCTTCTTCGACACTAATAATCAATAGTCAGACTCTCGAAAAAGTCGAAGAAATTATTCACAAACATTCTCCGGAGATAACGTTGCTGCAATCTCCGGGTGTCAAGAAAGACCTACCCATCAAAGAACTTGTGAAACTACTCTTCTC comes from Mesotoga infera and encodes:
- a CDS encoding ArsR family transcriptional regulator, coding for MSDLCPSREVHVDVSKYREIADEVSGLSELFKVISDETRTKIIFLLSEAELCTCDLAEILELTLPTISHHLKQLKSYRLVRNRREGKSVLYSLGDHHVIDLIHIAREHFQELSEGD